The Coleofasciculus chthonoplastes PCC 7420 genome contains the following window.
CAGGCAGTAAGTTGGTTATAGAGTGACACACATCACTCTAAATTGCGTTGAGAATCACACCAAGCAACTGACACTTATCAAGGTCTTTAACACGAAGATCGCCGATAGTGTTAGGAGTACCCCCTATGATTACAAATGCTTGGTTACCATGATTCTTCGCACTCTTGTCCAATCGGCTCTTAAAACCGGCTGCCTCAGCGTTGCTTCTGAGGGGCTAATTCGCCAAATTCTGGAAATAAAAGGGTATCAAACATCAGACCTTGAGGCTTTGACTGTGCTTTATGAGGCGGTGAAGTCGGGTCAAATAGAGCGGGAGGCTCATAATACTCGTTTTCTGTCATTTCCGGATCTGCACAGGCAAAGTGCTTTAACAGGCGTGTAAATCCCCCAGCTTCAACTGGGATCAACATAGAGTGATCAGTAACCAAGGATCTACAGCAGGTTTTGCTTCACGTTTCAGGGAAAAATTTAAAATCGGCTGGGCTGGAAGCCAATCAAGGGAGTCGTCGGTTAGCAAAAATCTGGATTTAAGCACCGCGAAACTGAATAGCGTTAGCTTACTTGTCCGGTGATTCATCTCACGGCGTAGTTTTTCCATTGAGTAACTTAACGGCGTGAGACTCAATTCCCCTATAAATCACCAGTTTAATGTGCTAAAATGCTACCAAAGGGTTAATTCCTTTCAGGTGTGATTTGTCAAGCAACAAAAGGCTGGCAAGTCAGCGGTGAAAGTAAACCCTTAACACAACCCTTAACTAAAGGTGGGAAGAGGTTATAAGTCTGGCGCTGTAATTAAAGATTCAGCGCTTGGATATATGGACATTTGCCCAAGTAAATTTTACTCAGTAAATCCTGATAAAATTTGCATTTTTCCGAGCATGTCTAAACTTTAAACACCTACATAGTACCTATCAGCCAGGATGTATAACCTGGATTAAAGTGCGCTAGTCTCAATGGCGAAATACACGGTTTTCTTTCCTTTGTGCTTTCCTTTGTGTGGCTTTTTACCAATGCCAATCCCTCAAATATCGGTTATTTGCTCACAGGTGAAATTGCTCTCCACCTTTACCTTGAGCAAGATTATAGCCAATCTTGTCCCGATTCCGTTTAAAATCTTAAGGTTTTTTCTGTCTAGTGAAAAATATCCTGAATTGATGATCAAAATTCCGGTGAAATGCCAGCTAAACTTTTAAGCATTGACCGAGAAGTATAGCAATAGTAGGGATATCGTCGTTGACGAAGGAAAACTGAGTCATCTGATCCGAAGTTAAGCTTGGATAAAAACTGTCCCTGAATTATCCTAAAGACCGGGGCGACTTGCTCCCAGACGTATTGGAAGAGTTATCTGCTTAGGAGAAGCCAAATATGCTACACCGCAAGATTTATCAACTGTGTTGCGATGGTCGTGAGGTCTGTATTTTCTTGCGGGATCAGCAACGTTGGATTGAACGCGCTCATATTGTTGATATTGAAGGGGATTTAGTCACCATTCGCTACGAAACTGACGAAGAAGACGAAATTTGCTCCTGGGAGGAAATGGTTCGTTTAGAAAGCATCGGTTCAGTTACTCAAAAACTGGCTTCTGTGACGCGAGGAAATTTTGACCCGCTTGTGTCTGACGATTGTCCAGAAGCGGAACAAATTCACCCGCGCTTCCCTGAGTCGAATCAAGAGTAAAAAATTAGGTGTCATTGGTCATTGGTCATTTGTTTACCCCCCGCTCCTCTGCTCCTCTAGAAGGGCGGGTTTAATCAAGTTATCAGTTGGATCATCTTCAAGGACATAAGGTAAAACCCTTTCATACCCTTGCACCGCTATCAGGGAAAATGTATCATTACTCCCCCAGCTCCCCCAACTCCCCCAGCTCCCCCAGCTTTCCCTGCTCCCTACCCTACCACAAGACTTATTCAGCAAACCCTAACTAAGTTTCTGGGGGAGGTGCGGTCGGCTCAAACACTGGACAATATCCCTCTGGTGTAACTTTAAACGAGTAGAGGGGAGAGGCAGAATTCCAGCAGCGCTGACCCCGTTGATGGCGACAGTTGGCACAACATTCAATATTAGCAGGCATCTTCACCGAACTGCTCTGATTAAGCAGTTCACGTTGGGACAAGCCGCGTAATACCAGTTCCTCTCCTTGCCAACGAGCTTCCACTAAACCTGTATCCGCGAAATCTTGCCAGCGCGGGTCAGCCGCAATTGCCTCTGGTAACGTGATAGTAACCACCGTACCCAACTCGGTTAGCTCTCCTTCGTAATTGGTTTCTGGTGGTGGTGCTGGCTGTATAAATGTCTCTCCAATTGGCAGTTCAATTAGAGTTCCTGATGATGGGGTATGGAGATGGTAGCGATTTTGTAACTCTTCCAATCCAGTTAAGTCAGCCAGATACGTGGGAGAGCCATGAACAAAAATAATATGTTGAGGACGAAGATTATGGATTAACTGAGTGGTTCCTAAACAATCGCTATGCTCAGTTAACAGATAAGTTTCTATATCCGTACTACCCAAGTCATGGGTTGGAGGCGGATATCTCAGGCGTTCGGGTTGCAGCACTGTCCAAGATGTGGGGTTAGAATGACAGTAAACCCTCAAGTCAGCCGTTTCGTCCGTTAGAACAATGCTGGTGTTTTGAGCGATCGCACTTCGTTGCTGCTCATCTAAGCGACGTACACGCGGTTTCACCCGTTCATCCCAAAACAAGGGTTGATGGCGAGCAAAGTTTTGTACCGATGGGGGGAGATGAGGTAGGAGTTCTAAGTAGGCATCGCATCCTTTGGCAACCGTACCATCCACCCAAATATCCAGATTGCGTCCCGTAAACTGATGATGACTCCGCAGCAGCATCAAGATTTCTTGACCCAAACCTAAGGTAGGTACAGGTAGCAAAATAGAGCGATTTGCCGCCAATGCTTGATCAATTCGTTCGACAAGTTGATTCTCTTGTTGGCGCCGATGGGGGTGTCGCGCAGTACCATAACTCCCTTCGATAATCAAGACATCTAGGTTTGTACCTCGTAAGGCTTCAATAGACAACCCTTCGACCAACCGCGAATTTGAGATAAAGAAGTCACCTGTATACAGGAGTCGATAGGTGCGATTTGGACTGGTATAAGTTAATAAAAAAGCAGCGGCTCCCGGTAGATGTCCTGCCGGAAACAATTGCACGCTTAATCCTTCTCGGAATTCAATCGGCGATCGCCAAGGAAGCGCTTGACAGAATCCGGGAATCTCTTTTGGTGGTAAATGCGTCCAGTTTAGGGGTAATAGTTGAGTTGTGACTTCACTGGCGTAAATTGGTAATTGCGGAAATGCTTGGTGTAGTGCTAGCAACCCTTTGGCATGATCGCTATGGGCGTGGCTACATAAAACCACATCTGCCGGCAAATTAGCTTGAGCTTTTAGCGGCGAAATGTCTTCTAACCCACAATCGATTAGGATGCGGTGGGGTCCCATTTGCACCAGCAAACAAACTCCCTCTGCACCATGACCAACACCATAGGCAAAACAGGCTAATTGATCATCCTCTGCTGAGGATGTCACTGGGCGTTGATTGCTCATGAACTTTGAGAAGACGGTTCTGCGCTTTGCCAGTTGCTTGACAACCCACTCACTTGAAGAACCCTATACATCGACAATGCTTATAAACCTGATTCCTTGGTATTTTCAGCCTTGCTTTTGTGGTTAACTTCCTGTAATAACCTGATTCTATCAACGAATGTATTGACGGAATACCAGTAATATCATGTCCGGTCAAACACCCCGAATAAAAACGCCTGAAACCCTTGTTATTACGGCATTGCAATTATGGGCAATCGTCAGGACATGATATAACATGCTATTGCTCAATTAACAGGTAGCCAATATCTAGGCTAGCTTATCCCAGCTTAGTGGGCTGAACCGTTGCCGTGATAGTTGTCTGAATCATAGAACCCGTTCTTCGTGCCAAAAATGAGAGCGGATACAGTAAAAAGAATGGTTAAGACCACTAAAATCAGTTTGATATCCATATACCCGAAGGAGCCGTGTGTGATAATTGACCTATATTTTACTTTTATCGGAAAAAACAGAATCTGAAACTATACCGAATGCTTTTGACCAAACCGTATTTTGGTCTATTCAGTACAGTTAGCTATTCTACCACGAAATTTCAGGTCATCGGGAAACCTAGTCCCTCTGTAGTTGGCATCACTCAACCTCCCCCTAAGAATCCAGAAAATCACGCGGGGTCAAAATTTGAATTGCTCTGAAAAGGAAAATCTGCTCAACCGCCTGAAACGGGGTCGAGTTCTTCAACAGTAACGAACTGATCAATACATTCGTATCAGCCACGTACCTGACCTTACTCATCCTGCAAAATCTCATCCAGAATTTCCGGCGTTAACCCTCGTTCTGGGGCATGACTGCCAATCTCCCGCATTACCTCCACCACATTCTTCTTCGCCCAGTCTTCCTTAAAAAATAGGCTCATCAACAACGGCTAGCGGGAGTCTTGATATTTTGTACCTTGCTTGTTGGAGTATCTTGATCAATTGGGTGATTTACCCAAACTCATAGCCTTGATTCACCCAGTAATGCCAATCCGCGATCGCCTGTTGGGTTTGTGCATCTGCCTCTGGAGCCTCTAGCTGAATCAACGGCACTGCTAGCGTATCGTCATCCCAGGTAATCTCCACAAACATTTCCTGTTCACACTCCTCCTCTGGTGCCATCCCTAACACTTCTACGGTTGCCTTTTCTTTCACTGGGGAAATGCGTCGCTTACTGATGCAGACGGCTGTGAAGGGAAACTGCATCGTATCCTGCAAGTAGCAGTACCAGCCCATTGCCTGCTCTTCTGGTCCATAAGCATCCACCACAATTTCCATTGTGATCCGCTCTTCTCGTTCTGCATCCCGTTCCATTTTTGCCATAGCCTAACTTCCTTTGTTGCTGTATGGTACACCCAGATTAAAGGTTAACGCCCCTCTGCCAGGTCAGCATAAATAAACATCTCGACTCCCAACAGGATTAAAAGTAGAAGTTCTACCCAGGACAAAATTGTCACACCTGTTGGGTTTGAACTTCTACAATAAATTTATTGTTATGCCTATTTTGTGTATAAGCAGACACCTGACTTAGACCGACTGATGCGGTGTCAGAATACAACCGTGGGCAATCTAAGGGTTTGCCGATGTTTCCGTTGCAGCAGCTTTGATTGCTTGACCAATTGTCCGCCATACCTGATTTTGCGCTCCAATTTCAAGAGTATCCAGGGGTTCAGCCGTATCATGAGCGGCTTGATAGTCTCCAATTTCTGACTCTTCGTACAAGCAAGCACTCAAATAGACCCAAATAATAGTTAGTCCTTCTTGTTCTGCGGCGTTGAGGAGAGGTGGGAGTTCTTGTTCAGCAATAAAGTCAGATGCCAGGAAATTTGAGCTTACCATTAATACAGCAACTTTCGCGGCGGCGAGAGCTTGGGTAATTTCGTTTCTCCATTTGGCTCCGGGTTTGATTTGGGTATCATCCCAAAGTGAGATTTTGTTACTTCGGATTAGCGGCTTAAGCATAGTCTGGAGTTTTTCCAGCCAGACTTTATCTTTATGACTATAGCTAATAAAGACTTGATCACGTTTAGGGGAGGGCATAGTTGTTGTCGAGGTTTGTGGGGTTAAATTGGTTGTTGCGCTTTGATACACTTCCTCTAATTTTACAACTCTCTCGGAACTAGAGGTTTGAACAGATGCTTGTTCCTGTTTGCGTTTTTCGATTTCTGCGATCGGCAATAGCAACGTCTCCTGTAATTTCTGCTTCACCTCACTGCTAACCATATAATTACTACCCAAGCATTCCACTAGCAATGAATTGGCTTGATGGTAAAGTCTCAATAATTCCCTCTGTTGTTCGCTGAACTGCAATCCAGCACAGTGACAGTGATAGTTATAATGTTGAATTATTACCCTTTTGAGATCCTCTATCCAAATAGAACCATGGATCTGCCACCATCGCTCAAATTCTTCCCGATTACTGCCAGATGTATCTGGCAACAAGTCCTTTAGGTGTTGTAGATCCTGCTCCAGTGCGGCATCGAAAATTAATTTAGGCAAGAAAGAGAAATTAAGCTTTACTGTTAAATTAAAGCCAAAAAATTCATTTATAAAACTGTCAAGTCTCCATCGATAATTAGCCAGATAAGGAGCAAGGTTAGGAATCAGGGTAAGGCTTCTAATTAAAGCAAGACCAGTAATAGCATAAGCCCCATCTAATTCATTCTCAAAGTAGAAGGCTCTCACCGCAGAGCGTGGATAGGAAACTTCAACCGATTCAGCTTTTCGATTGATCCAAGTAAGAAGTCGCTGGAGCTTCTCATCTCCTTGCAACAGAGCATCAGTCTGCTGTTTCATCAATTTCAGCACACAATCTGCATTGGGTAACATTCCCCCTATCAATAGAAAAACTTCTCGCCAATGATAATTTGTTATCTTTTCCACTATGCCTTGAAAATCTTTCTGAATATAAAACCACTTTGCCACTAAATACTCTTGAAATGTCAGATGTGAAAATGACCAAACTGTCTGACTTCGCTTAATTAACAATCCATGCTGTGATTCAATCGCCTTTAATACCGCCCGACTATCTCGCTGTCCAGTGTCCAGAAACTCAGCAATATACTGCTCTAACTCCTCCTGCTCAAACAACACATATTGCTCTTGCTCAAACTTCTTCACCGCCAAATAGCTCAATAACTCTAGCTTTCGCTCTACCGACAAATCCCGATAAATCTCATCCCGCTCAATCTCCCGCGATTTATCCCACTTCTCCAGCAGCAACTCTAACCCCTCCTGATAAAGCTTGGAACGCTTCGAGTAAAATTTCTCCGTCTGGTGAAACACCAGACAAGTCAAACTCAGCAAAATCGGCGTAATCGCTAACTCCCGAATCGGCTTATTCTCCTCCAAAAAAAGCTGTTCCAGAAACTCCCGCGCCTTTGCCAATCCCGCCGACTCATCCCGCACTATCGCCTTAAACCAATGTTCTG
Protein-coding sequences here:
- a CDS encoding MBL fold metallo-hydrolase, with translation MSNQRPVTSSAEDDQLACFAYGVGHGAEGVCLLVQMGPHRILIDCGLEDISPLKAQANLPADVVLCSHAHSDHAKGLLALHQAFPQLPIYASEVTTQLLPLNWTHLPPKEIPGFCQALPWRSPIEFREGLSVQLFPAGHLPGAAAFLLTYTSPNRTYRLLYTGDFFISNSRLVEGLSIEALRGTNLDVLIIEGSYGTARHPHRRQQENQLVERIDQALAANRSILLPVPTLGLGQEILMLLRSHHQFTGRNLDIWVDGTVAKGCDAYLELLPHLPPSVQNFARHQPLFWDERVKPRVRRLDEQQRSAIAQNTSIVLTDETADLRVYCHSNPTSWTVLQPERLRYPPPTHDLGSTDIETYLLTEHSDCLGTTQLIHNLRPQHIIFVHGSPTYLADLTGLEELQNRYHLHTPSSGTLIELPIGETFIQPAPPPETNYEGELTELGTVVTITLPEAIAADPRWQDFADTGLVEARWQGEELVLRGLSQRELLNQSSSVKMPANIECCANCRHQRGQRCWNSASPLYSFKVTPEGYCPVFEPTAPPPET
- a CDS encoding NACHT C-terminal helical domain 2-containing protein; the encoded protein is MKLDPNTINELVELLQPFMEDERSRRSILILALGNDASVLQRITWNGTVTTFIPEMVEKLADYGEIAPGKPALWALLECVRSHSGIDRQQRIDKLRPRIDLGWHSERVTDTSDIDALVENVRSRLYDDIQSWYGTMPLWGVDHWVPLGDLFVDVNILEELSSSRRSELQDLWQDFQANPGYRSLDRIGLGKERQRVSGLEVLAKNSNLMVVGKPGSGKTTYLQRVVTECNQGNLQAYRIPVLIKLREFVDDGREFAYSLKRYLEQYWQLSNTETQLVLKQGRALVLLDGLDEVTGEDGKNITKEIKRFARTYPQVQVIVTRRTQSQESRFERFDYVEVADFNEAQVRAFAEHWFKAIVRDESAGLAKAREFLEQLFLEENKPIRELAITPILLSLTCLVFHQTEKFYSKRSKLYQEGLELLLEKWDKSREIERDEIYRDLSVERKLELLSYLAVKKFEQEQYVLFEQEELEQYIAEFLDTGQRDSRAVLKAIESQHGLLIKRSQTVWSFSHLTFQEYLVAKWFYIQKDFQGIVEKITNYHWREVFLLIGGMLPNADCVLKLMKQQTDALLQGDEKLQRLLTWINRKAESVEVSYPRSAVRAFYFENELDGAYAITGLALIRSLTLIPNLAPYLANYRWRLDSFINEFFGFNLTVKLNFSFLPKLIFDAALEQDLQHLKDLLPDTSGSNREEFERWWQIHGSIWIEDLKRVIIQHYNYHCHCAGLQFSEQQRELLRLYHQANSLLVECLGSNYMVSSEVKQKLQETLLLPIAEIEKRKQEQASVQTSSSERVVKLEEVYQSATTNLTPQTSTTTMPSPKRDQVFISYSHKDKVWLEKLQTMLKPLIRSNKISLWDDTQIKPGAKWRNEITQALAAAKVAVLMVSSNFLASDFIAEQELPPLLNAAEQEGLTIIWVYLSACLYEESEIGDYQAAHDTAEPLDTLEIGAQNQVWRTIGQAIKAAATETSANP
- a CDS encoding calcium-binding protein produces the protein MAKMERDAEREERITMEIVVDAYGPEEQAMGWYCYLQDTMQFPFTAVCISKRRISPVKEKATVEVLGMAPEEECEQEMFVEITWDDDTLAVPLIQLEAPEADAQTQQAIADWHYWVNQGYEFG
- a CDS encoding DUF6679 family protein, giving the protein MLHRKIYQLCCDGREVCIFLRDQQRWIERAHIVDIEGDLVTIRYETDEEDEICSWEEMVRLESIGSVTQKLASVTRGNFDPLVSDDCPEAEQIHPRFPESNQE